The proteins below are encoded in one region of Effusibacillus dendaii:
- the cas5c gene encoding type I-C CRISPR-associated protein Cas5c translates to MRNSIEFVVYGEYALFTDPLTKLGGEKLSYQVPTYQALKGILESIYWKPTLIMVVDEVRIMNPIRMESKGIRPIEYGGGNTLANYTYLRDVRYQVRAHFEFNMNRPEMAYDRNEHKHHNILKRSLQAGGRRDIFLGARECQAYVEPCVFGEGKGFYDGYGELHLGSMVHGLNYPDETGRNHLEVRLWNPVMKDGVIQFIRPEQCTQVRMIKDMEPKHFDETNVVSADELLTQLEEGRNP, encoded by the coding sequence ATGAGGAATTCGATAGAATTTGTTGTTTATGGAGAGTATGCGTTATTTACCGACCCGTTGACTAAGCTTGGCGGGGAAAAGCTTTCCTACCAAGTGCCTACTTATCAAGCGCTTAAGGGAATACTAGAGTCCATATATTGGAAGCCGACATTGATCATGGTCGTCGATGAAGTCCGTATCATGAACCCGATCCGTATGGAATCCAAGGGTATTCGTCCAATTGAGTACGGTGGAGGAAATACGCTTGCCAACTATACGTATTTGAGAGATGTTCGCTACCAGGTACGTGCCCATTTTGAGTTCAACATGAATCGTCCGGAAATGGCCTACGACCGCAACGAACATAAGCACCACAATATCCTGAAACGTTCGCTCCAGGCTGGTGGTCGCAGAGACATTTTTCTTGGAGCCAGGGAATGTCAGGCTTATGTTGAACCTTGCGTATTTGGAGAAGGGAAAGGGTTTTATGACGGCTATGGCGAGCTTCATCTGGGGAGCATGGTTCATGGCTTGAATTATCCGGATGAAACAGGCAGGAACCATTTGGAAGTGCGTCTATGGAATCCGGTCATGAAGGATGGAGTGATCCAATTTATTAGACCCGAACAGTGCACGCAGGTTCGCATGATTAAGGATATGGAGCCGAAGCATTTCGATGAAACAAATGTTGTATCGGCGGATGAGCTGCTCACACAATTGGAGGAGGGGAGGAATCCATGA
- the cas7c gene encoding type I-C CRISPR-associated protein Cas7/Csd2, with product MATLDRKIDFAVVLSVTKANPNGDPLNGNRPRQNYDGYGEISDVALKRKIRNRLQDMGEAIFVQSNDRKSDSYNSLRERAEANPELEKILKSKTGSGDEFANIACRTWLDVRCFGQVFAFKADKGSGVSVGIRGPVSIHTATSIDPIDITSLQITKSVNSEPGAAKGSDTMGMKHRVDSGVYVFYGSINPQLAEKTGFTNEDAEKFKNALVSLFENDASSARPEGSMEVHTVYWWEHNSKLGQYSSAKVHRSLTVERLVEEPKSFKDYKFAVQPLEGLKVEIIDGQ from the coding sequence ATGGCGACTTTAGATCGTAAAATTGATTTTGCAGTTGTGTTATCCGTAACCAAGGCTAATCCGAATGGTGATCCATTGAATGGCAATCGGCCGCGGCAAAACTACGATGGCTATGGTGAGATATCCGATGTTGCGCTGAAACGGAAAATTAGAAACCGTCTGCAGGATATGGGCGAAGCTATCTTTGTCCAATCCAACGATCGCAAGTCCGATTCATACAATAGTTTAAGAGAGCGTGCAGAGGCGAATCCCGAACTGGAGAAAATTTTGAAGTCTAAAACAGGTTCTGGCGATGAGTTTGCCAACATCGCTTGCCGGACATGGTTAGATGTCCGATGCTTTGGCCAGGTATTTGCGTTCAAAGCTGATAAGGGATCAGGTGTCTCTGTTGGAATACGGGGTCCGGTTTCCATTCATACTGCAACCAGTATCGATCCGATTGACATTACCAGCCTGCAAATTACGAAAAGCGTCAATTCCGAGCCGGGTGCGGCAAAAGGTTCGGATACGATGGGTATGAAGCATCGTGTAGATTCGGGTGTCTACGTCTTTTATGGCAGTATAAATCCACAGCTGGCTGAGAAAACCGGATTTACGAATGAAGATGCTGAGAAATTTAAGAATGCGCTAGTTTCCTTATTCGAAAACGACGCGTCGTCAGCCAGACCGGAAGGAAGCATGGAAGTCCACACCGTGTATTGGTGGGAACACAATTCCAAGCTCGGGCAGTATTCTTCGGCCAAAGTACATCGGTCTTTAACGGTTGAAAGACTCGTAGAGGAACCAAAGTCCTTCAAAGATTACAAGTTTGCTGTTCAGCCTTTGGAAGGTTTGAAGGTAGAGATCATAGATGGACAATAA
- the cas8c gene encoding type I-C CRISPR-associated protein Cas8c/Csd1, whose product MSWLLNLYETFESNLDLVGKIEKKHNDQEYTLLPVSHTTQNAHIEVEITEDGEFHSASVIDKSDASTLIPCTEESASRAGAVIAPYPLHDKLSYVAGDYAAYGGEIKKEEPYTYYIKQLEDWANSPYAVAKVKSIYHYLSKGQLIRDLVEHKILYLDAAGRLIDKWDKNAEAMYGAKPPIFSVISGEQTSAFVRFNVYSPTKILTKVWKDQEICDSFIRFYSSRLGVEDLCYVTGRLLPSTDKHANKIRNAADKAKLISANDKSGFTFRGRFNLSHEAASISYEVSQKAHNALKWLINRQGKIIDQRVFLVWANDELEVPGLTEDYFSIDPTPVTTKERISFTNQEFADEVAKALDGYRNRLSSKANVNILVLDSATTGRMAVLYYRNMDKELYLDRLAKWHSTCAWLHRYRKNDNGEFVQFFGAPATKDIAFAAYGPRASDKTVKGLMERILPCIIDDRKIPLDIVTSAYHRASNPVSMEKWEWEKTLSITCALINRQEGFNVALDTDNNNRDYLFGRLLAVADVLERRVLDSVDENRSTNAIRYMNAFSNRPARTWKTIQDCLQPYQARLGKKGTYYSKIIDEVASRIPVDQFNNKPLSGLYLLGFYSQRHELYQKKENHDVVEASN is encoded by the coding sequence ATGAGTTGGCTATTAAATTTGTATGAAACATTTGAATCGAATTTGGACCTTGTTGGCAAGATTGAAAAAAAACATAACGATCAAGAATACACGCTGCTTCCTGTTTCCCACACAACGCAAAATGCGCACATCGAAGTAGAGATAACAGAAGATGGCGAATTTCATTCAGCGAGTGTGATTGACAAGAGTGATGCGAGCACTTTGATTCCGTGTACTGAAGAATCTGCAAGCCGCGCAGGTGCCGTCATTGCGCCCTATCCTCTGCATGATAAATTAAGTTATGTAGCGGGAGATTATGCGGCATACGGCGGGGAAATTAAAAAAGAAGAGCCCTATACATATTACATCAAACAGCTGGAAGATTGGGCGAATTCTCCATATGCTGTCGCCAAGGTAAAGAGCATTTATCACTATTTGAGCAAAGGACAGCTCATTCGGGACTTAGTTGAACACAAGATTTTATATTTGGACGCCGCGGGTCGACTCATCGACAAGTGGGACAAAAATGCCGAGGCTATGTATGGTGCGAAACCGCCTATATTCTCTGTTATTAGTGGAGAGCAAACCAGTGCGTTCGTTCGTTTTAACGTCTATTCTCCTACAAAGATATTGACAAAGGTATGGAAGGATCAGGAGATATGCGATTCTTTCATCCGATTTTACAGCAGTCGGTTAGGCGTTGAGGATCTCTGTTATGTCACGGGAAGATTGCTACCAAGTACGGACAAGCATGCGAATAAAATTAGAAATGCGGCAGATAAAGCCAAATTAATCTCGGCGAATGACAAAAGCGGCTTTACCTTTCGAGGGAGGTTTAATCTTAGCCATGAAGCGGCAAGCATCAGTTATGAAGTTTCACAAAAAGCCCATAATGCCTTGAAATGGCTCATTAATCGCCAGGGGAAAATTATTGATCAGCGTGTGTTTCTAGTATGGGCCAATGATGAACTTGAGGTTCCGGGACTTACCGAGGATTATTTTTCCATAGACCCAACACCTGTTACAACCAAGGAGAGAATATCGTTTACCAATCAAGAGTTCGCCGATGAAGTGGCAAAAGCGTTAGACGGATATAGAAATCGGTTGTCGTCAAAGGCGAATGTGAACATTTTGGTACTGGATTCGGCTACAACAGGGCGTATGGCGGTGCTGTACTATCGGAATATGGACAAGGAGCTCTACCTCGACCGGCTTGCCAAATGGCATTCAACCTGTGCGTGGTTACATCGGTATCGTAAGAATGACAATGGTGAATTTGTGCAATTTTTCGGGGCGCCGGCTACGAAGGATATCGCTTTTGCTGCTTACGGGCCAAGAGCAAGCGACAAAACTGTCAAAGGACTAATGGAGCGAATACTGCCATGTATTATCGATGATCGGAAGATTCCGTTAGACATTGTAACCAGTGCTTATCACCGTGCGTCCAACCCCGTATCGATGGAGAAATGGGAATGGGAGAAGACGCTCAGCATTACATGCGCGTTAATCAACAGACAGGAGGGATTCAATGTGGCATTAGATACGGACAATAATAACCGTGACTACTTATTCGGCCGTTTATTGGCTGTCGCCGATGTTTTGGAAAGACGTGTGTTAGACAGCGTCGATGAGAACCGATCCACCAATGCTATTCGTTATATGAACGCTTTTTCCAATCGCCCGGCAAGAACCTGGAAAACCATCCAGGACTGCTTGCAGCCTTACCAAGCCCGACTTGGAAAGAAGGGAACCTATTACTCTAAAATTATTGATGAAGTAGCTTCACGAATTCCGGTAGATCAGTTTAATAATAAGCCATTATCGGGTTTGTACTTGCTTGGATTTTATAGTCAGCGGCACGAACTTTATCAGAAGAAAGAAAATCATGATGTAGTGGAAGCATCGAATTAA
- the cas3 gene encoding CRISPR-associated helicase Cas3' has protein sequence MKYIAHIRESDKQIQSVEEHLLGVKDLAESFGEKVGVRHIAGLAGMLHDMGKYTHEFREYIIEAVKNPDSPPKRGSVDHSTAGGKLLYQLFHTGAPSRLNWILAEVVGNAIISHHSYLHDFLNPDLESPYLRRVQKNEFELKEFDRSKQCFFDHVMSEAEFQQYVSKAVDELEAYLMKPYSGNSESKLMFLTKFIFSALIDADRTNTRLFEENKTVEPEPSRKELFDAYYEKLMEKIDSYQVQDAAKTQINALRREMSDQCGRFAEKPSGIYTLSIPTGGGKTLASLRYALKHAGLYNKKHIVYVVPYTTIIEQNAEEVRKILMDDGHILEHHSNVIDDLDDDDENEDGIINTQQKLKLAKDNWDSPIIFTTMVQFLNVFYAKGSRNIRRLHNLSESVIIFDEVQKVPTKCISLFNQTLNFLKTYGHSSLILCTATQPALDFVEHKLEINADAEIIQNLDRVIEAFKRVEIVDKATEETFNNDKLADFIVEKIGEVQSVLVILNTKTVVKRLYRQMEGSDVPVYHLSTSMCAAHRNHILGQVREHLVNNEKVICISTQLIEAGVDVSFDCVIRSLAGLDSIAQAAGRCNRHGEQEIQEVYVIDHVEENLDHLQEIKVGKKLSKRILVDLKRDQNHHGGNILSAQAMERYFKEFYTEFSSSLNYYIRKLKKEMIELLASDRKHNSYNIAYSQDKKESLPLFIVNSYRTAAENFHVIDDHTTSVIVPYGDEGKDIIAQLNGNETIEDLSRLLRKAQQYSINLFTWEREQLEKNNGLVSLLDGKILALKESAYSGEYGLDLENNSGFDLSMF, from the coding sequence ATGAAGTACATCGCCCATATCCGTGAAAGTGACAAACAGATTCAGAGCGTCGAGGAGCATTTGCTTGGAGTAAAGGATTTGGCGGAATCATTCGGGGAGAAGGTTGGAGTCAGGCATATAGCAGGTCTTGCAGGGATGCTTCATGATATGGGTAAGTACACCCATGAATTTAGAGAATACATCATAGAAGCTGTAAAAAATCCGGATTCTCCGCCGAAGAGAGGAAGTGTTGACCATTCAACGGCGGGGGGGAAGTTATTATATCAACTGTTTCATACAGGGGCTCCTTCCAGACTTAATTGGATTCTGGCCGAAGTCGTTGGAAACGCTATTATATCGCACCATTCCTATCTTCACGATTTTTTAAATCCGGATCTGGAGTCACCCTACTTGAGACGCGTTCAAAAAAACGAATTCGAATTAAAAGAGTTTGACAGGTCGAAGCAGTGCTTTTTTGACCATGTGATGAGTGAGGCGGAATTTCAGCAATATGTTTCTAAAGCAGTAGATGAATTGGAAGCTTATCTGATGAAACCCTATTCGGGGAATAGTGAAAGTAAGCTGATGTTCTTAACCAAATTTATTTTTAGCGCTTTGATAGATGCCGATCGAACGAACACCAGATTATTTGAAGAAAATAAGACCGTGGAACCGGAACCGAGCCGCAAGGAGCTGTTTGATGCATATTATGAAAAACTGATGGAAAAGATTGACTCCTACCAAGTTCAAGACGCTGCAAAAACACAAATAAATGCGCTTAGGAGAGAAATGTCGGATCAGTGCGGCCGGTTTGCGGAGAAGCCATCGGGGATCTATACGTTATCGATTCCAACTGGCGGCGGTAAGACATTAGCAAGTTTAAGATATGCGCTTAAGCATGCCGGCCTGTATAACAAAAAGCACATCGTGTATGTAGTCCCGTACACAACGATAATAGAACAAAACGCAGAAGAAGTACGCAAAATTTTAATGGATGACGGACATATTCTCGAGCACCATTCAAACGTCATCGATGATTTGGATGATGACGACGAGAACGAAGATGGCATAATCAATACGCAACAAAAGTTAAAGTTGGCCAAGGATAACTGGGATTCACCGATTATTTTTACGACGATGGTGCAGTTTTTGAACGTGTTCTATGCCAAAGGCAGCAGGAATATACGGAGGCTTCATAATTTAAGCGAGTCGGTCATTATTTTTGACGAGGTGCAGAAGGTTCCAACCAAATGCATATCGCTATTTAATCAGACGCTGAATTTTTTGAAAACTTATGGCCATTCCAGCCTCATTCTTTGCACCGCAACTCAGCCCGCTCTGGATTTTGTCGAGCATAAGCTGGAAATAAACGCGGACGCTGAAATCATTCAGAACCTTGATCGCGTAATTGAAGCATTTAAACGGGTGGAAATAGTCGATAAAGCAACGGAAGAGACGTTTAACAATGACAAGCTTGCCGATTTTATAGTGGAGAAAATAGGCGAGGTTCAGAGTGTGCTTGTTATTTTGAATACGAAAACGGTTGTGAAGAGGTTATACCGTCAAATGGAAGGGAGTGATGTGCCCGTTTATCACTTAAGCACATCGATGTGCGCCGCGCATCGGAATCACATTTTGGGACAAGTGAGAGAACATCTTGTGAATAATGAAAAAGTCATATGCATCAGCACCCAATTGATCGAAGCCGGAGTAGATGTAAGCTTTGATTGTGTGATTCGCTCTTTGGCGGGACTGGATTCCATTGCCCAAGCTGCCGGCAGATGCAACCGTCATGGGGAGCAGGAGATTCAGGAGGTTTATGTTATTGATCATGTAGAGGAGAATCTGGATCATTTGCAGGAAATAAAAGTTGGGAAAAAACTGTCCAAGCGGATTCTCGTCGATCTCAAGCGCGATCAGAACCATCATGGCGGCAATATTTTATCTGCTCAGGCAATGGAAAGGTATTTTAAGGAGTTTTATACAGAGTTCAGTTCGAGTTTGAATTATTATATACGGAAATTAAAGAAGGAAATGATAGAGTTATTGGCGTCTGATAGGAAACACAACTCGTATAATATAGCCTATTCACAGGATAAGAAGGAAAGCCTGCCATTATTTATCGTGAATAGTTATCGAACCGCAGCAGAAAACTTTCATGTTATTGATGACCATACGACATCTGTTATTGTCCCTTATGGCGATGAAGGCAAAGACATTATTGCGCAGCTGAACGGCAATGAAACGATTGAGGATCTATCACGCTTGCTGCGCAAGGCCCAACAATATTCTATCAATCTGTTTACCTGGGAACGGGAGCAACTGGAGAAGAATAATGGGTTGGTAAGTCTGCTTGATGGGAAAATATTAGCGCTGAAGGAAAGTGCTTATAGTGGGGAGTACGGCCTTGATCTCGAAAATAACAGCGGGTTTGATTTGAGCATGTTTTGA